The Methanoculleus sp. SDB genome contains the following window.
CAGCAAAACCAAGCCTGTACAGATCCCGGCGGCAATCCCCCCGAAAAATCCCCGGTATGTCTTTCCGTCACCGAACATCCGCCTGCCGTCGGCAAGCGTCCGCCCGTGATCGATGGGAGTGCCGCCACCAATGACAGCTGCGACAGGATTCGGGACGTATGCGGGGATCATCACCCACACCGCTGTGAACAACGAAGATATAATAAGAGCACTATCAATAATATCAATCGCCAGTATGAGTATTATCGAGGGATGATGTAAAGATTAACGTTCTGAATCGCAGTATAATCACTATCATTCGGTCGTGTGTTGACAATGCCGGTGAAAACGACGAAAAGTCTGTGTCCTGTATGCAAAAGGGTTCTTTCTGCCGATATCATGGAAGAGGACGGGAAAATCTGGATTGCCCGTACATGTCCCGAACACGGGCCGTTTCGGGATCTCTACTGGTCCGATGCGGCAATGTACCGTCGTTTCGATGCCTATGAGGCCATCGGACGGGGCGTGGAGAATCCGCAGGTCATCGCCAGCCCCGGGGACTGTCCCGGTTCCTGTGGCATATGCAGCAATCACCGTTCAGGGACGCTTCTTGTCAATATTGACCTGACGAACCGGTGCAACCTCAATTGTGATTTCTGCTTTGCGAATGCCCGTGCCTGCGGATACCTGTATGAACCCGATTTCGACCAGATCGTCGACATGATGCGCCGTGCACGGATGCAGAAACCCGTCCCTCCTCCTGCGGTCCAGTTCTCCGGCGGGGAGCCGACCCTGCGGGATGATGTTGCGGATCTGATCCGTAAAGCGAAGGAGCTGGGTTTTTCGCAGGTGCAGATCGCCACGAACGGCGTGAGAATTGCCCGCGACCCTGATTTCGCATTGGATTTGAAAAATGCAGGGCTCAGCACCGTATACCTGCATTTTGACGGGGTCACACGCGAGACGAATCCGATCCTTGCCGTCAGCACACGGGCCGTGGAGAAATGTTCTGCAATCGGGCTCGGCGTCGTGCTCGTGCCGACAATGATCCGGGGAATGAACGACCACGAAGCAGGTGACATCATCCGGTATGCAGCGAAGCATATCGATGTTGTCCGCGGAGTCAACTTCCAGCCGGTTGCTTTCACCGGCGCAGCATCGGAGAAGGACGTCATGGAGCAGCGGATTACCATCCCCGAGCTGGCCGACTCTATCGAGGAGCAGACTGACGGGATTATCCGGAAAGACTATTTTTACCCTGTGCCCTGCATCACGCCCTTTTCCGATCTCGTCAAGGCGTATACGGGCAAACCACAGATCTGTTTTACCACCCACCAGCATTGCGGGGCGGCAACCTACGCGTTTGTGACGGAAAACGGGCTGACGCCAATCAACCGGATGATTGACGTTGACGGATTTTTCCAGGCCGTCAGCACCATGGCGCATAATATGGAAAAGGGGGGGTCGTTCAATAAGGCATTGACGCTCGTTGACGGCGTGAAAAATATGCATAACTCGGTGAAAAAAGCGGAGCCGGGAGCCGCCTCGCAGTTCTGGAAGCTGCTCGGCCAGACTCTTATCAACCACGATTTCACGGCCCTGAAGGATTTCCACTGGAACGCACTCTTTATCGGAACCATGCATTTCATGGACCGGTTTAATTATGATCTGGAGCGGGTCCAGCGGTGCTGTATCCATTATGCGACGCCGGACGGACGAATGATTCCCTTCTGCACGTACAACAGCGGACCGGTGTATCGCGAAGAGGTCTGGAAAAAGTATTCGCGTCCGCTTCCGCCTTCGTCAGAGGCGACGGTCAGGGGAAAGTGAGATCGACTCCCCCGTTCTCCTCCATCGCAATTTTGGCAATGGCAAGGTCCTGCAGTGCGAGCCCCGTCGAATCGAAGACGGTGATCTCGGTTCGGTTCTTCCGGCCGACCCTCCCGCAGACGACTTCACCGAGCGTCCCCCGGATCCGTGCCGGGTCGAATATGCCCTGTGATACCGCAACGTTGATCTCCCCGGAATGTGTTGCCTGCTCGTAATCGTCGATAAATACGCCGGCGCGGAGCAGGATTGCCGGATCGAGCTCCTGCTTGCCGGGGGCGTCGGCGCCGATGGCGTTGATGTGCGTGCCCTCGCGTATCCAGCTGTCCCGGATGATCGGAGTGCGTGACGGTGTGGTCGTGCAGAGCACGTCGCAGTCACAGACGGTTTCGGGGCTGCCGGTACTTCCCTCGTACTGCGGGTACCGGGAGAGAAGCGCCTGCGCGTTTTTCTCGTCTCTCGACCAGACCCTGATCTCCTGGATTGCGCACACCTCCGAGACGGCTTCCAGTTGCGCCTCTGCCTGACGTCCGCTTCCGATCAGGCCGAGCACGATATCGTGTTTCGGGGCAAGATACTTTGCCGCTACCGCTCCCGCCGCCCCGGTCCGCATATCGGTGAGCCGTGTTGCGTTGAGGAGCGCAACAGGCTGTCCCGTATCGATATCGAGGATGACCGTCAGCGCCATCACCGTCGGCAGCCCCGCGGTCCTGTTGTCGGGGTGCACATTGACGATCTTGACACCCGCAATGTCGAGGGCAGGAATATATGCCGGCATAGTCCTGAAATCGCCCTTCGGGAATGTCACGTAGACTTTCGGGGGCATCTGCACCTCGCCTTCGCAATGGTTCTCAAACGCAC
Protein-coding sequences here:
- a CDS encoding radical SAM protein, which encodes MPVKTTKSLCPVCKRVLSADIMEEDGKIWIARTCPEHGPFRDLYWSDAAMYRRFDAYEAIGRGVENPQVIASPGDCPGSCGICSNHRSGTLLVNIDLTNRCNLNCDFCFANARACGYLYEPDFDQIVDMMRRARMQKPVPPPAVQFSGGEPTLRDDVADLIRKAKELGFSQVQIATNGVRIARDPDFALDLKNAGLSTVYLHFDGVTRETNPILAVSTRAVEKCSAIGLGVVLVPTMIRGMNDHEAGDIIRYAAKHIDVVRGVNFQPVAFTGAASEKDVMEQRITIPELADSIEEQTDGIIRKDYFYPVPCITPFSDLVKAYTGKPQICFTTHQHCGAATYAFVTENGLTPINRMIDVDGFFQAVSTMAHNMEKGGSFNKALTLVDGVKNMHNSVKKAEPGAASQFWKLLGQTLINHDFTALKDFHWNALFIGTMHFMDRFNYDLERVQRCCIHYATPDGRMIPFCTYNSGPVYREEVWKKYSRPLPPSSEATVRGK
- a CDS encoding alanine dehydrogenase (catalyzes the interconversion of alanine and pyruvate); protein product: MRYFQSPETGLSFSSVIPAVERAFENHCEGEVQMPPKVYVTFPKGDFRTMPAYIPALDIAGVKIVNVHPDNRTAGLPTVMALTVILDIDTGQPVALLNATRLTDMRTGAAGAVAAKYLAPKHDIVLGLIGSGRQAEAQLEAVSEVCAIQEIRVWSRDEKNAQALLSRYPQYEGSTGSPETVCDCDVLCTTTPSRTPIIRDSWIREGTHINAIGADAPGKQELDPAILLRAGVFIDDYEQATHSGEINVAVSQGIFDPARIRGTLGEVVCGRVGRKNRTEITVFDSTGLALQDLAIAKIAMEENGGVDLTFP